The following proteins are encoded in a genomic region of Streptomyces lunaelactis:
- a CDS encoding DUF1707 and FHA domain-containing protein, with protein sequence MTSSFEFHTYPARLSDAERDRVLGVLREGAAQGKLSHETFVHRMELALAARRSEELQALTADLGGRSSWSRQLYAAVGRASAFSVRLRRAWQAEKLPPLLLPEPGPYPLRIGRDPGNGLRLSHDTVSRLHAELSRKGSLWILRDLGSTNGTTVNGQRVTGSVVVQDGDMVGFGRMSFRLTAR encoded by the coding sequence GTGACGTCCTCCTTCGAGTTCCACACGTATCCCGCTCGGCTCTCGGATGCCGAGCGCGACCGTGTGCTCGGTGTGCTCAGAGAGGGCGCCGCCCAGGGCAAGCTGTCGCACGAGACCTTCGTCCACCGCATGGAGCTCGCGCTGGCCGCCCGCAGGTCGGAGGAGCTCCAGGCGCTCACCGCCGACCTCGGCGGCAGGAGCAGCTGGTCACGACAGCTGTACGCGGCAGTGGGCCGGGCGTCCGCCTTCTCGGTACGGCTGCGCAGGGCCTGGCAGGCCGAGAAGCTGCCACCGCTGCTGCTGCCCGAACCCGGCCCGTACCCCCTGCGGATCGGCCGCGACCCGGGCAACGGGCTGCGGCTGAGCCATGACACGGTCTCGCGGCTGCACGCCGAACTGAGCCGTAAGGGCAGCCTGTGGATCCTGCGCGACCTCGGCTCCACCAACGGCACCACCGTCAACGGACAGCGGGTGACGGGCTCGGTCGTCGTGCAGGACGGGGACATGGTGGGCTTCGGACGGATGAGCTTCCGCCTCACGGCGCGCTGA
- a CDS encoding GNAT family N-acetyltransferase, whose translation MTDLVIRALDESDAHLFDSLPDPLGVGRALARATHRPDWKRVALRDGKVVARAAWWGGPDDESPVNINWFDFADGEEAAGSELLRTSPFQVEYELILPAGWREDPATLAAGEARVRAATAGGMRVLVERFQYRWTPECGLPERPGRLVFGPEADDAVILDVLRRVHSVTLDAHALRTIAEGGLDRAAQEELDFFHWCPSPREWWQLAHTPEGELAGIHIPAHNPSGPCVGFIGVVPEQRGNGYAYDLLTECTHFLAERGAEFIAGATDQGNFPMAANFAKAGHPVVQERIHFLPAS comes from the coding sequence ATGACCGATCTGGTCATTCGCGCTCTCGACGAGAGCGACGCACATCTCTTCGACTCCCTGCCCGACCCCCTCGGTGTGGGCCGTGCGCTGGCCCGTGCCACGCACCGCCCCGACTGGAAGCGGGTCGCGCTGCGCGACGGCAAGGTCGTCGCGCGGGCCGCCTGGTGGGGTGGCCCCGACGACGAAAGCCCCGTCAACATCAACTGGTTCGACTTCGCCGACGGCGAGGAGGCGGCGGGCAGCGAGCTGCTGCGCACCTCCCCGTTCCAGGTCGAGTACGAACTGATCCTGCCGGCCGGCTGGCGCGAGGACCCCGCGACCCTGGCGGCCGGCGAGGCCAGGGTCCGTGCCGCGACTGCGGGCGGGATGAGGGTTCTGGTGGAGCGCTTCCAGTACCGGTGGACGCCGGAGTGCGGGCTGCCCGAGCGGCCCGGGCGGCTGGTGTTCGGGCCGGAGGCCGACGACGCCGTGATCCTCGACGTGCTGCGCCGCGTCCACTCGGTCACGCTCGACGCGCACGCGCTGCGCACCATCGCCGAAGGGGGCCTGGACCGGGCGGCGCAGGAGGAGCTCGACTTCTTCCACTGGTGCCCGTCGCCGCGCGAGTGGTGGCAGCTCGCCCACACGCCCGAAGGCGAACTGGCCGGCATCCACATCCCGGCGCACAACCCGTCGGGGCCGTGCGTCGGCTTCATCGGCGTCGTACCGGAGCAGCGCGGCAACGGCTACGCGTACGACCTGCTGACGGAGTGCACCCACTTCCTGGCGGAGCGGGGCGCGGAGTTCATCGCGGGCGCGACCGATCAGGGCAACTTCCCGATGGCCGCGAACTTCGCCAAGGCCGGCCATCCGGTCGTCCAGGAGCGGATCCACTTCCTTCCCGCTTCATAG
- a CDS encoding MFS transporter has product MKTDEPEAGPRTRVGGAWVSGLVLANLGLYMAFLTPIQVLLAEQIDELDPSGKEVALGWATGVGALVAVVANPLVGALSDRTGGRFGRRRPWILGGAVLGAIGLAVTAAQTTVIGVALGWCLAQLGLNAMLAGTNAVVPDQVPVRQRAAVSGFIGIPQTLGLVVGALLVTMVVTGIAAGYLLLGALVVCCALPFVLLTRDPQVPLPAREPVRLKDFWVSPRAHPDFGWAWLTRFLVMLGNAMGTLYLLYFLKDAVHYPDPDEGVLILTLLYTAGVVVTAVAGGVVSDRLGRRKALVAVGSVVMAVASLLLTFWHTWPVAMGAAALLGLGFGVYIAVDQALITQVLPEAGDRAKDLGVINIANSAPQVLGPGLAAPIVAYAGGYAGLYLTATVVTVLGGVLVWRIRSVA; this is encoded by the coding sequence ATGAAGACGGACGAACCGGAAGCCGGTCCCCGCACCCGCGTCGGCGGCGCCTGGGTATCGGGTCTCGTACTGGCCAACTTGGGCCTGTACATGGCGTTCCTGACCCCGATTCAGGTGCTGCTCGCCGAGCAGATCGACGAACTCGACCCCTCGGGCAAGGAGGTCGCCCTCGGCTGGGCGACCGGTGTGGGCGCGCTGGTCGCCGTCGTCGCCAATCCGCTGGTGGGCGCCCTCTCGGACCGTACGGGAGGGCGCTTCGGCCGTCGTCGCCCCTGGATCCTGGGCGGGGCGGTGCTCGGCGCCATCGGTCTCGCCGTCACCGCGGCGCAAACGACGGTCATCGGGGTGGCGCTCGGCTGGTGTCTGGCGCAGCTCGGCCTCAACGCCATGCTGGCCGGGACCAATGCCGTCGTGCCGGACCAGGTGCCCGTGCGTCAGCGGGCAGCGGTCTCCGGGTTCATCGGGATCCCGCAGACGCTGGGGCTGGTCGTCGGCGCGCTCCTTGTGACCATGGTGGTGACGGGGATCGCGGCGGGCTATCTGCTGCTGGGGGCGCTGGTGGTGTGCTGCGCGCTGCCCTTCGTACTGCTGACGCGCGACCCTCAAGTGCCGCTCCCCGCACGGGAGCCGGTGCGGCTCAAGGACTTCTGGGTGAGTCCGCGGGCGCATCCGGATTTCGGCTGGGCCTGGCTCACCCGCTTTCTGGTGATGCTCGGGAATGCGATGGGCACGCTCTATCTGCTGTATTTCCTCAAAGACGCGGTGCATTACCCGGACCCGGACGAGGGCGTGCTGATTCTGACGCTTCTCTACACGGCTGGCGTGGTGGTGACGGCGGTGGCCGGCGGGGTGGTCTCGGACCGGCTGGGGCGGCGCAAGGCGCTGGTGGCGGTCGGTTCGGTGGTGATGGCGGTGGCCTCGCTGCTGCTCACCTTCTGGCACACCTGGCCGGTGGCGATGGGCGCGGCAGCGCTGCTGGGCCTCGGCTTCGGGGTCTACATCGCCGTCGACCAGGCGCTGATCACCCAGGTGCTGCCGGAGGCCGGCGACCGGGCCAAGGATCTGGGCGTCATCAACATCGCCAATTCGGCCCCCCAGGTCCTCGGCCCGGGGCTGGCCGCGCCGATCGTGGCGTACGCGGGCGGGTACGCCGGGCTGTATCTGACGGCCACCGTGGTGACGGTCCTCGGCGGGGTGCTGGTGTGGAGGATCCGCTCAGTGGCCTGA
- the treY gene encoding malto-oligosyltrehalose synthase — protein MTPTATYRLQLQPDFPFAAAAEAVPYLAELGVSHLHLSPVLEAVPGSAHGYDVVDPARVREELGGEEGLRRLARTAREHGLGLVLDIVPNHMAAVPRHNRALWEVLREGPLSPYARWFDIDWEAGAGKVLLPVLAGRIGDELGAMRVEGDVLHYGEQRFPLRESTAKLPLPELLDAQWYRLGWWRLARTELNYRRFFTISELIGVRVEDPEVFDATHGKILELVRDGVVEGLRVDHPDGLADPEAYLRRLDEATGGTCWTVVEKILTGDERLPAGWRVAGTTGYDALRHVDGLFTDPAGEPRLVDQYREFAGPAGDRGGYWEATVRRAAYKVLTRELAAETTALTRLAERVCAADPALRDHAPWTLRAAVRELLVRVPVYRPYRIGGEEALRRSAALRAKAAFAVAEEATAVDVVRDLALGLLGDGPNKEAFRTRFAQTASALRAKSVEDTAFYRYVPLISANEVGGEPGSPAVSPELFHAYCARLARDWPATGTVLTTHDTKRSADVRARIAVLSECPDRWADFLGRVTAEAGRLAGGRAPDPQLAWVAWQTAVGFGFPYADRLETALLKAVREAGLHTSWTEPDPAYEQAVTAFVAAGPAGPPLYSVALFARELDPYVRANALGATLVQLTMPGVPDVYQGTEREFLALVDPDNRRPFRQGAPDEKTALTTAALRLRRDRPEVFGESGAYAPLTASGPAAAHCLAFCRTGEVVTAVTRLSLRLAEAGGWADTELTLPEGRWADLLAPEREFGGGPVPLAELFAERPVALLSRGAVREGSATG, from the coding sequence ATGACGCCCACCGCCACGTACCGGCTCCAGCTCCAGCCGGACTTCCCGTTCGCGGCCGCCGCCGAAGCGGTCCCGTATCTCGCCGAGCTCGGCGTCTCGCATCTGCATCTGTCACCGGTGCTGGAAGCGGTGCCGGGGTCGGCGCACGGCTACGACGTCGTCGACCCGGCCCGGGTGCGGGAGGAGCTGGGCGGCGAGGAGGGCCTGCGGCGGCTGGCCCGTACGGCACGTGAGCACGGACTCGGCCTGGTCCTCGACATCGTCCCGAACCATATGGCCGCCGTGCCGCGCCACAACCGGGCCCTGTGGGAGGTACTGCGCGAGGGGCCGCTGTCCCCGTACGCCCGCTGGTTCGACATCGACTGGGAGGCGGGCGCCGGGAAGGTCCTGCTGCCGGTGCTGGCCGGCCGGATCGGCGACGAGCTGGGCGCGATGCGGGTCGAGGGGGACGTACTGCACTACGGGGAGCAGCGGTTCCCGCTGCGCGAGTCCACCGCGAAGCTGCCCCTGCCGGAGCTGCTCGACGCGCAGTGGTACCGGCTCGGCTGGTGGCGGCTGGCCCGGACCGAGCTCAACTACCGCCGGTTCTTCACGATCTCGGAGCTGATCGGGGTCCGGGTCGAGGACCCGGAGGTCTTCGACGCGACCCACGGCAAGATCCTGGAGCTGGTACGGGACGGAGTCGTGGAGGGCCTGCGGGTGGACCACCCCGACGGTCTCGCCGATCCCGAGGCGTATCTGCGGCGGCTCGACGAGGCGACGGGCGGGACGTGCTGGACGGTCGTCGAGAAGATCCTCACCGGGGACGAGCGGCTGCCCGCGGGCTGGCGCGTCGCCGGCACGACCGGGTACGACGCGCTGCGCCATGTCGACGGCCTGTTCACCGATCCGGCGGGTGAGCCGCGACTCGTCGATCAGTACCGGGAGTTCGCAGGTCCCGCCGGTGACCGCGGCGGCTACTGGGAGGCGACGGTGCGCCGCGCCGCGTACAAGGTTCTCACCCGTGAACTGGCCGCCGAGACCACCGCGCTGACCCGCCTCGCGGAGCGCGTCTGCGCGGCGGATCCGGCACTGCGGGACCACGCTCCCTGGACGTTGCGCGCTGCGGTACGGGAGCTGCTGGTGCGCGTGCCGGTCTACCGTCCGTACCGCATCGGCGGCGAGGAGGCGCTGCGCCGGTCGGCTGCGCTCCGGGCGAAGGCGGCGTTCGCGGTCGCCGAGGAGGCCACGGCCGTCGATGTCGTACGGGACCTGGCGCTCGGGCTGCTTGGCGATGGCCCGAACAAGGAGGCCTTCCGTACGCGCTTCGCCCAGACGGCGTCCGCGCTGCGCGCCAAGTCCGTCGAGGACACAGCCTTTTACCGTTATGTGCCGCTGATCTCGGCGAACGAGGTGGGCGGGGAGCCGGGCAGCCCGGCGGTGAGCCCGGAGCTGTTCCATGCGTACTGCGCCCGTCTCGCGCGCGACTGGCCCGCCACCGGGACCGTGCTGACCACGCACGACACCAAGCGCAGCGCGGATGTACGGGCCAGGATCGCCGTGCTGTCCGAGTGCCCGGACCGCTGGGCCGACTTCCTCGGCCGCGTCACCGCGGAGGCCGGCCGCCTGGCGGGCGGGCGGGCGCCCGATCCGCAGCTGGCGTGGGTGGCCTGGCAGACCGCGGTCGGGTTCGGCTTCCCGTACGCCGACAGGCTGGAGACGGCGCTGCTCAAGGCGGTACGGGAGGCGGGCCTGCACACCAGCTGGACGGAGCCGGACCCGGCGTACGAGCAGGCGGTCACCGCGTTCGTGGCCGCCGGGCCGGCCGGGCCGCCGCTGTACTCGGTGGCGCTCTTCGCCCGCGAGCTGGATCCGTATGTACGCGCCAATGCGCTGGGCGCGACGCTGGTGCAGCTGACGATGCCGGGGGTGCCGGACGTGTACCAGGGCACGGAGCGGGAGTTCCTGGCTCTGGTGGACCCGGACAACAGGCGGCCGTTCCGTCAGGGGGCACCGGACGAGAAGACGGCGCTCACAACGGCGGCGCTGCGGCTGCGCCGGGACCGCCCGGAGGTCTTCGGCGAGTCGGGTGCGTACGCGCCGCTGACCGCGAGCGGCCCGGCCGCCGCGCACTGCCTGGCGTTCTGCCGCACGGGCGAGGTGGTCACCGCTGTCACCCGGCTCTCGCTGCGGCTGGCCGAGGCGGGCGGCTGGGCGGACACCGAGCTGACGCTGCCGGAGGGCCGGTGGGCGGATCTGCTCGCGCCGGAACGGGAGTTCGGGGGCGGTCCTGTGCCCCTGGCCGAGCTGTTCGCGGAACGGCCGGTGGCACTGCTGAGCCGCGGGGCGGTACGGGAGGGGTCGGCGACCGGCTGA